In the Neospora caninum Liverpool complete genome, chromosome Ia genome, one interval contains:
- a CDS encoding putative tRNA(guanine-N(7)-)-methyltransferase, with protein sequence METSVEDPHPQNTPDSPSPSSATSSTQDGMVTAVGQESGGVVKPKKAAYRQRAHCNPLADSYIVYPRSPDFVDWSFHFPAFFPSEADACASRDLTLNTEQYPVSYPSRQPPHLNGTVGPRVEFLDVGCGFGGLLVSLAPKFPRTLMMGMEIREKVTNYVGERIAALRKEHAATGQFANVSIIRTNVMKFLVNYFRKGQLTKMFFCFPDPHFKRSNWRRRIINAPVLSLYAYVLRPGGLLYTVTDVEDLHRWMRKSCLLHPLFEEVPLTDLEDDPCLAAIESDTEEGMKVKRMGQPCYTCVFRRIGELPVA encoded by the exons atggagactTCAGTCGAGGATCCACATCCTCAAAACACCCCAgactctccttccccttcttctgcgACTTCTTCTACGCAAGATGGGATGGTCACTGCCGTGGGGCAAGAGAGCGGCGGAGTCGTGAAACCCAAGAAGGCGGCTTACCGACAGAGAGCA CACTGTAACCCGCTAGCGGACTCCTACATCGTCTATCCCAGAAGCCCAGACTTCGTCGATTGGTCTTTCCACTTCCCTGCATTCTTTCCGAGCGAGGCtgacgcatgcgcctcccGAGACCTTACCCTCAACA CGGAACAGTACCCCGTTTCGTATCCCTCTCGCCAGC CGCCACATTTGAATGGAACAGTTGGACCGCGTGTGGAGTTCCTCGACGTCGGCTGCGGCTTCGGTGGTTTGCTCG TGTCTCTTGCTCCCAAGTTCCCGCGTACTCTGATGATGGGTATGGAGATTCGCGAGAAG GTGACGAATTATGTCGGGGAGCGAATTGCGGCTCTCCGAAAAGAGCATGCAGCGACGGGACAG TTCGCCAATGTGTCGATCATCCGGACGAACGTGATGAAATTTCTCGTCAACTACTTCCGCAAAGGCCAG CTCACAAAGATgttcttctgcttccccGATCCCCACTTCAAACGGAGCAACTGGCGTCGACGTATCATCAA CgcccccgttctctctctgtacgcCTACGTCCTTCGTCCAGGCGGACTTCTTTACACGG TCACAGACGTGGAGGATTTGCATCGCTGGATGCGGAAGTCATGCTTGCTGCACCCTCTCTTTGAGGAAGTTCCCCTGACAGATCTGGAAGACGACCCATGCCTCGCAGCCATTGAAAGCGATACAGAGGAAGGCATGAAG GTCAAACGCATGGGACAGCCGTGTTACACGTGCGTTTTTCGGCGGATCGGCGAGCTTCCTGTCGCCTAA
- a CDS encoding 3-hydroxyisobutyryl-CoA hydrolase/ catalytic,related, translated as MRSSAKYEAIEDPTRTWAHADGGGDLSQEVLERSNVGMGTCILNNPSGVLNMKGLCGLFRKLRDLEVNPLKRFVILTSRHSHLFNTGFDLKELLFLAELTQMSEKTIPLVALWQLRNLCDVAYLVHNYTKPLIVLMNGSTAGSGAALCCLANRSAAYHSSSFTCDPTAYGWIPDCGMSFVLANLRGSLGVFLALTGHTLSGPDLIWSGLCKHWMSPEALPFLELTAEKQLEVSEREAAVLLEEHFLDAPDSYSLDDWEEVIHEHFGAPTSPRRSLLFRFIVASPPGALFTLASGVVAEVRARLKATASRQSASVEGQMHAAWARAVLDRLAQRSPLAADVTFALIRSVQQLKKHIIQDAGIFRSEWHNSKLVLLAPVAASDTVSQTLRDWIDMRKAMSVRNAASAYAWGIGVVRLSLEQILEAVEDRLVQEALQLELRAALRLLAVSSEFCG; from the exons ATGCGTTCAAGTGCAAAATACGAAGCTATAG AAGACCCCACTCGTACATGGGCGCACGCAGATGGCGGCGGCGACCTGTCGCAAGAAGTTCTCGAGAGGAGCAACGTGGGGATGGGGACGTGCATCTTGAACAA CCCTTCGGGTGTTTTGAACATGAAAGGCCTCTGCGGTCTCTTCCGCAAACTTCGGGACCTCGAAGTGAACCCTCTGAAGCGTTTTGTGATCCTCACCTCCCGTCACAGCCACCTCTTCAACACAGGCTTCGATCTCAAGG agcttctcttcttggcgGAGCTAACGCAGATGTCCGAGAAAACGATTCCTCTCGTGGCGCTCTGGCAACTGCGAAATCTGTGCGACGTTGCTTACCTCGTGCACAACTATACCAAACCCCTGATTGTTCTCATGAACGGCTCCACAG CTGGCAGCGGAGCGGCGCTTTGTTGTCTGGCGAACCGGAGCGCGGCGTATCATTCCTCATCCTTCACGTGCGACCCTACAG CGTACGGGTGGATTCCGGACTGCGGCATGTCGTTCGTCCTCGCGAACCTGCGAggctctctcggcgtcttcctcgcgttgACGGGTCACACACTGTCTGGTCCAGATCTAAT ATGGTCAGGTCTCTGCAAGCACTGGATGTCGCCCGAAGCGCTACCCTTCCTCGAACTCACTGCCGAG AAACAGCTGGAGGTGTCCGAGCGCGAAGCTGCTGTGCTCCTCGAGGAGCATTTCCTCGACGCACCTG ACTCGTACTCTCTCGACGACTGGGAGGAAGTTATCCACGAACACTTCGGTGCCCCGACA TCTCCGCGCCGGTCGCTCCTGTTTCGTTTTAttgtcgcttctccgcccGGGGCCCTTTTCACGCTCGCCTCCGGCGTG GTTGCGGAAGTCCGGGCCCGCCTCAAGGCGACGGCGTCCCGGCAAAGCGCGAGCGTGGAGggacagatgcatgcagcttgGGCGCGGGCCGTCCTCGACCGCCTCGCTCAGCGATCACCTTTGGCGGCAGAC gtcACCTTCGCGCTTATCCGGTCGGTGCAACAACTGAAGAAACACATTATTCAGGATGCAGGAATTTTCCGTAGCGAGTGGCACAA CTCCAAACTCGTCTTGTTGGCGCCCGTCGCAGCTTCTGACACTGTCTCTCAAACGCTACGTGACTGGATTGACATGCGCAAAGCTATGTCGGTTCGAAACGCTGCATCTGCATACGCATGGGGTATTGGAGTCGTGCGCCTTAGCTTGGAG CAAATTCTCGAAGCGGTTGAAGACCGCTTGGTGCAGGAAGCTCTTCAGCTGGAGCTTCGCGCtgcccttcgtctcctcgcggtgAGTTCTGAGTTCTGTGGCTGA
- a CDS encoding putative Glucose-6-phosphate dehydrogenase, translating to MVQHRIKACAAYLRHLWLLAAMTAASVLVTNVAAGTAGRDRTSGYVNVGSGSDNVTFVFYGATGDLCRRKLYPTVFQLFLENKLPEAFFIVGMSNQDMSLADFRKMHRPQLEKVWSSSKQSVDPARGNLLKQFEGRMSYTSGSIDDDNVLRPFCHKISKMELLRAPNSRWGRLLYLALPPHIFAVAAAGFKRNCSAHETNEGLLILLLQIYRIDHYLGKEMLLALPPLRFTNTFLEPLLNRNYVKEIVISFNEDIGISGRGEFFDAYGIIRDVMQNHLLQLLTLVVMERPATLSDEDIRDEKVKVLKQIDPISLAETVVGQYAKSEDGSVASYLEAGKGMGKKTVYVRIKFAGVPGFRGSTYDYRGDSLILEIQPHPSVRFEINAKAPGAGLTLERDSLKMDVTTDGVRIPDAYENLLSNVLRGDKSQFVRTDELRESWRIFTPMLHQLEEQQIQPRLYAFGSPGPSGAMHELREHKATQHLLVHA from the exons ATGGTACAACACAGGATAAAGGCGTGCGCGGCATATCTCAGGCACTTGTGGCTTCTGGCTGCAATGACTGCCGCGTCGGTCCTCGTCACAAACGTAGCCGCGGGGACAGCAGGCAGAGACCGTACTTCTGGATACGTGAATGTCGGGAGCGGCTCTGATAACGTCACGTTTGTCTTCTACGGTGCAACAGGAGACCTCTGCAGGAGAAAACTCTA CCCGACGGTCTTCCAACTCTTTTTGGAGAATAAGTTGCCAGAAGCGTTTTTCATTGTA GGCATGAGCAATCAAGACATGAGCTTGGCCGACTTCCGTAAGATGCATCGACCTCAGCTCGA GAAGGTCTGGAGTTCTTCTAAGCAGTCAGTTGACCCTGCAAGAGGCAACTTATTGAAGCAGTTCGAGGGGCGGATGAGCTACAC CTCGGGTTCTATCGACGATGATAATGTTTTACGCCCTTTCTGCCACAAAATATCGAAAATGGAACTGCTCCGAGCACCTAATTCTCGTTGGGGTCGACTGCTGTACCTGGCGTTGCCTCCCCATATCTTCGCTGTGGCGGCCGCCGGGTTCAAGCGTAATTGCTCGGCACACGAAA CAAATGAAGGCCTCCTGATTTTGTTGTTGCAGATCTATCGAATAGACCATTATCTTGGCAAGGAGATGCTGCTGGCGCTCCCACCGCTGAGGTTCACGAATACTTTCCTCGAGCCT CTGTTGAACCGAAACTACGTGAAGGAGATTGTGATTTCGTTCAACGAGGATATTGGTATCAGCGGTCGTGGCGAGTTCTTTGATGCTTACG GTATAATTCGGGACGTCATGCAGAATCACCTCCTCCAACTTCTGACTCTCGTGGTGATGGAAAGACCAGCCACTTTGAGTGATGAGGATATCAGGGACGAGAAGGTGAAGGTTCTGAAACAGATCGATCCCATTA GTCTTGCTGAGACTGTCGTCGGCCAGTACGCGAAGTCAGAGGACGGGAGCGTGGCATCGTATCTGGAA GCTGGTAAAGGCATGGGCAAGAAGACCGTCTACGTCCGGATAAAGTTTGCTGGCGTCCCAGGTTTCAGAGGCAGCACATATGACTACCGAGGAGATAGTTTGATCCTGGAA ATCCAGCCGCATCCTTCTGTGCGCTTTGAAATCAACGCCAAGGCACCCGGAGCCGGATTgactctggagagagacagtctgAAAATGGATG TCACAACGGACGGCGTACGGATCCCCGATGCCTACGAAAACCTTTTGAGCAACGTGCTTCGCGGGGATAAAAGCCAATTTGTTAGAACCG ATGAACTCCGTGAGTCGTGGAGGATTTTCACGCCGATGTTGCATCAATTAGAAGAGCAGCAGATCCAGCCGCGACTGTATGCTTTCGGGTCACCTGGTCCTAGTGGTGCTATGCATGAGTTGCG TGAACATAAGGCAACGCAACATCTTCTTGTCCACGCATGA